One Algibacter sp. L3A6 genomic region harbors:
- a CDS encoding DUF4212 domain-containing protein, with the protein MTDKDRAKAYWKENIKYVLLLLFIWFIVSFGAGIIFKDALNTVRIGGFKLGFWFAQQGSMYVFVVLIFVYVRLMNKLDKKYGYDV; encoded by the coding sequence ATGACAGACAAAGACCGGGCGAAAGCCTATTGGAAAGAAAACATTAAATATGTGCTTCTGCTACTATTTATATGGTTTATAGTTTCTTTCGGCGCAGGAATTATTTTTAAAGATGCGTTAAACACCGTCCGAATTGGCGGTTTTAAACTCGGTTTTTGGTTTGCTCAACAGGGCTCTATGTATGTATTTGTTGTGCTAATATTCGTTTACGTTCGTTTAATGAATAAATTAGATAAAAAATACGGATATGATGTATAG
- a CDS encoding sodium:solute symporter family protein has translation MGVQNWTYILVGITFTIYIGISIWARAGSTKEFYVAGGGVSPLANGMATAADWMSAASFISMAGIISFAGYDGAVYLMGWTGGYVLLALLLAPYLRKFGKFTVPDFIGDRYYSNTARSVGVFCALIVSFTYVAGQMRGVGLVFSRFLEVDINTGVIIGMIIVLFYAVLGGMKGITYTQVAQYCVLIFAFMVPAIFISIQMTGNPVPQLGFGSQLADGSGTYLLDKLDGLSTDLGFAEYTEGSKSMIDVFAITLALMVGTAGLPHVIVRFFTVKRVKDARKSAGLALLLIVILYTAAPAVSVFARTNMIETVSNQPYANMPEWFTKWETTGLIVFNDKNNDGIIQYVADESKNELIVDNDIMVLANPEIAKLPDWVIALVAAGALAAALSTAAGLLLVISASVSHDLIKKMIKPDISEKGELIAARLAAVVAVCVAGYFGINPPGFVAATVALAFGLAAASFFPAIILGIFYKKMNKEGAIAGMVVGIFSMLFYMTKFKFGWFGGGTKADWWFNISPEGFGTVAMVINFVVSVVIMKFTPEPPEYVQEIVENIRIPSGAGEATH, from the coding sequence TTGGGCGTTCAAAATTGGACATACATTTTAGTAGGTATTACATTTACTATTTATATCGGCATATCCATTTGGGCTAGAGCCGGTTCTACAAAAGAGTTTTACGTTGCAGGAGGTGGAGTATCACCTTTAGCAAATGGTATGGCAACAGCAGCCGATTGGATGAGTGCTGCGTCGTTTATTTCCATGGCAGGTATTATTTCTTTTGCAGGTTATGATGGTGCTGTGTATTTAATGGGATGGACAGGCGGATACGTGTTGTTGGCTTTATTGTTAGCGCCTTATTTACGTAAGTTCGGTAAATTTACGGTTCCAGATTTTATTGGAGATCGTTATTATTCTAACACCGCACGTTCTGTTGGTGTCTTTTGTGCACTAATTGTATCTTTTACTTATGTTGCAGGCCAAATGAGAGGCGTGGGCTTAGTTTTTTCACGTTTTTTAGAGGTTGATATCAATACAGGTGTTATTATCGGTATGATAATCGTTTTATTCTATGCGGTTTTAGGAGGAATGAAAGGTATTACATATACGCAAGTCGCTCAATATTGTGTACTTATTTTTGCTTTTATGGTTCCGGCAATATTTATATCAATTCAAATGACGGGGAATCCTGTTCCGCAATTAGGTTTTGGTAGTCAGTTAGCTGATGGTTCAGGAACTTACTTATTAGATAAATTAGATGGTTTAAGCACCGATTTAGGTTTTGCTGAATATACTGAAGGGTCGAAATCTATGATTGATGTGTTTGCTATTACGCTAGCTTTAATGGTTGGTACAGCAGGATTGCCACATGTAATTGTAAGGTTCTTTACAGTGAAAAGAGTAAAAGATGCAAGAAAATCGGCAGGTTTAGCATTATTACTAATCGTAATTCTATACACAGCAGCACCAGCAGTATCGGTTTTTGCGCGTACAAACATGATAGAAACCGTATCGAACCAACCATATGCAAATATGCCGGAATGGTTTACAAAATGGGAAACCACAGGTTTAATTGTTTTTAATGATAAAAATAACGACGGTATTATTCAATACGTCGCAGACGAAAGTAAAAACGAACTTATTGTCGATAACGATATTATGGTTTTGGCAAATCCGGAAATTGCAAAATTACCAGACTGGGTAATTGCTTTAGTTGCAGCAGGTGCATTGGCAGCAGCCTTATCTACAGCGGCGGGTTTATTATTAGTAATATCGGCATCAGTATCTCACGATTTAATTAAAAAAATGATTAAGCCAGATATTAGCGAAAAAGGAGAATTAATTGCAGCACGCCTTGCAGCAGTAGTAGCTGTTTGTGTTGCTGGTTATTTCGGTATTAATCCGCCAGGTTTTGTGGCGGCAACGGTTGCGTTAGCTTTTGGGTTAGCGGCAGCTTCATTTTTCCCTGCTATTATTTTGGGTATTTTCTATAAAAAAATGAATAAAGAAGGCGCCATTGCAGGTATGGTTGTTGGTATTTTTTCGATGTTGTTTTACATGACCAAGTTTAAATTTGGTTGGTTTGGTGGTGGTACAAAAGCCGACTGGTGGTTTAATATTTCACCAGAAGGATTTGGTACGGTAGCCATGGTAATCAATTTTGTAGTTTCTGTGGTTATTATGAAGTTTACTCCAGAGCCACCAGAATATGTTCAGGAAATAGTTGAAAACATTAGAATACCAAGTGGAGCAGGAGAAGCAACACATTAA
- a CDS encoding superoxide dismutase family protein: MKDLKLVVLAFTLVFAISCKNSKNENETIIETEAVKNVENTMVKNKNLSILLSPKSGSDIKGTLNFTEENGQVTMNGTISGLEAGKHAIHIHEKADCSSDDGKSSGGHWNPTAQPHGAWGDATGYHKGDIGNLTANANGVATLAKTTDEWCIGCGDETKDILGKAVIVHLGVDDMKSQPSGDAGARIGCAGIIE; this comes from the coding sequence ATGAAAGATTTAAAATTAGTAGTACTCGCATTTACTCTTGTATTTGCCATTTCTTGTAAAAACTCTAAAAACGAAAACGAAACCATTATAGAAACTGAAGCGGTTAAAAACGTTGAAAACACCATGGTAAAGAATAAAAATTTATCCATTTTATTATCACCAAAAAGCGGAAGTGATATAAAGGGCACACTTAATTTTACTGAAGAAAACGGACAAGTAACCATGAACGGAACCATTTCTGGATTGGAAGCTGGTAAACACGCCATCCATATTCATGAAAAAGCAGATTGTTCGTCGGATGATGGAAAATCTTCTGGCGGACATTGGAATCCTACTGCACAACCACATGGTGCTTGGGGCGATGCCACAGGGTATCATAAAGGCGATATAGGAAACTTAACAGCAAATGCTAACGGAGTTGCAACCCTTGCAAAAACCACAGATGAATGGTGTATAGGTTGCGGCGATGAAACTAAAGATATTTTAGGTAAAGCAGTTATTGTGCATTTAGGTGTAGATGATATGAAATCTCAACCCTCTGGTGATGCTGGCGCTCGTATTGGCTGTGCTGGTATTATAGAATAA
- a CDS encoding AraC family transcriptional regulator produces MSQLLNHHRSIRKLTTLVENRTTYNAEYAELNIYETHAYAEKVALKFDFPIIASMLTGKKIMHIDGLESFDFFPGESVVMPTNKEMVIDFPLASLDSPTQCLALGIDGSKIDEVVQKFNHHVAIENENNTWKLDESASHLINNTDVNHLVERLVYTFTNNNTSKDVLLDLMIQELVVRLLQTKAKAFILNDTESIFNDTRIGMVIKFIKNNLTNKDISVDLLAKKACMSTSHFHKKFKNTLGISPIDYINSEKIKFSKKLIKESKDFRMAEVAFKSGFNNTSYFNRQFKKVELITPQQFKASLSK; encoded by the coding sequence ATGAGCCAGCTACTAAACCACCACCGAAGCATTAGAAAACTTACAACTTTAGTTGAAAACCGAACCACGTACAATGCGGAATATGCCGAATTAAACATATACGAAACACACGCTTACGCGGAAAAAGTAGCGCTAAAATTCGATTTTCCGATAATTGCGAGTATGCTTACCGGAAAGAAAATAATGCATATTGATGGTTTAGAGTCTTTTGATTTTTTCCCTGGAGAATCTGTAGTCATGCCAACCAACAAAGAAATGGTTATTGATTTCCCCTTAGCAAGCCTAGATAGCCCAACGCAATGTTTAGCTCTAGGCATTGATGGTAGTAAAATAGACGAAGTTGTTCAAAAATTTAACCACCATGTTGCTATAGAAAATGAAAACAATACCTGGAAACTAGACGAAAGTGCATCGCACCTTATTAATAACACCGATGTAAATCACCTTGTGGAACGCTTAGTTTACACCTTTACTAATAACAACACCTCTAAAGATGTGCTGCTAGATTTAATGATACAAGAACTTGTGGTTCGCTTACTGCAAACTAAAGCCAAGGCTTTTATACTTAATGATACCGAATCTATTTTTAATGATACCCGAATTGGTATGGTTATAAAATTTATAAAAAACAACCTGACTAATAAGGACATTAGTGTCGATTTACTCGCTAAAAAAGCTTGTATGAGCACATCTCATTTTCATAAGAAATTTAAAAATACCTTAGGCATCTCTCCTATCGATTATATAAATTCTGAAAAAATAAAGTTCTCTAAAAAACTAATTAAGGAATCTAAAGATTTCCGAATGGCCGAAGTGGCTTTTAAATCGGGTTTTAATAACACGAGCTATTTTAACCGACAATTTAAAAAAGTAGAACTTATAACTCCTCAACAATTTAAGGCGTCCTTAAGTAAATAA
- a CDS encoding aldehyde dehydrogenase family protein: protein MSYSKPKFKESYSNFINGKFVPPIGGEYFENTSPIDNSLIAKYPRSQKEDVDLALDAANAAKESWGNTPAAERAALLNKVADIIEANLEEFALVETCDNGKPIRESLNADIPLAVDHWRYFAACIRAEEGSATELDANTLSMNIKEPLGVVGQIIPWNFPLLMLSWKVPPALATGNCVVLKPAEQTPSSATLLMEKIADVFPPGVFNIVHGFGPEAGKPLASSPKVDKVAFTGETTTGQLIMQYASKNLNPVTMELGGKSPNVFFNSVMDHDDAFLDKAIEGAVLFAFNSGEVCTCPSRILVQEDIYDAFMERVVARTNAIIQDNPYDVNTMLGAQASNDQYEKIQAYLKIGKEEGAKVLTGGDAKKLSGEFANGFYIQPTILEGHNKMRVFQEEIFGPVACVTKFKDEAEALEIANDTLYGLGAGVWTRDAHQLYQIPRAIKAGRVWVNCYHAYPAHAPFGGYKKSGFGRENHVMMMNYYRQTKNMLISYDKNKLGFF, encoded by the coding sequence ATGAGTTATTCTAAACCAAAATTTAAGGAATCGTATTCTAATTTTATCAACGGAAAATTTGTGCCACCAATTGGGGGTGAATATTTTGAGAATACATCGCCTATTGATAATAGTTTAATTGCAAAATATCCGAGATCGCAAAAAGAAGATGTAGACTTGGCGCTCGATGCGGCTAATGCAGCAAAAGAATCTTGGGGAAATACGCCAGCCGCAGAACGTGCTGCATTATTAAATAAGGTAGCCGATATTATTGAAGCCAATCTTGAAGAATTTGCCTTAGTGGAAACCTGTGATAACGGGAAACCTATACGCGAAAGTTTAAATGCCGATATACCTTTGGCAGTAGACCATTGGCGTTATTTTGCAGCTTGTATTCGTGCAGAAGAAGGTAGTGCTACCGAGCTAGATGCAAACACACTATCTATGAATATTAAAGAACCGCTGGGTGTGGTGGGGCAAATAATTCCGTGGAATTTCCCTTTGTTAATGTTATCATGGAAAGTGCCACCAGCTTTGGCTACAGGGAATTGTGTGGTTTTAAAACCGGCAGAACAAACACCATCTTCGGCTACATTATTAATGGAGAAAATTGCCGATGTATTTCCTCCTGGTGTTTTTAATATCGTACATGGTTTTGGTCCAGAAGCAGGAAAACCACTAGCGTCTAGTCCAAAAGTAGATAAGGTTGCCTTTACAGGAGAAACCACAACGGGGCAATTAATTATGCAATATGCTTCAAAAAATCTGAATCCGGTAACGATGGAATTGGGCGGAAAATCTCCAAATGTATTCTTTAATTCGGTAATGGATCATGATGATGCCTTTTTAGACAAAGCTATTGAAGGCGCTGTTTTATTTGCTTTTAATAGTGGTGAAGTTTGTACGTGCCCATCTAGAATATTAGTGCAAGAAGATATTTATGATGCTTTTATGGAACGCGTTGTGGCGAGAACAAATGCCATTATTCAAGATAATCCTTACGATGTGAATACCATGCTTGGTGCGCAGGCGTCGAATGATCAATATGAAAAAATACAGGCTTATTTAAAAATTGGTAAAGAAGAAGGTGCAAAGGTGTTAACAGGTGGCGATGCTAAAAAGCTAAGTGGCGAATTTGCAAACGGATTCTACATACAACCAACTATTTTAGAAGGCCATAATAAAATGCGAGTCTTTCAAGAAGAAATTTTTGGTCCTGTTGCTTGTGTTACAAAATTTAAAGATGAAGCCGAAGCATTGGAAATTGCCAATGATACACTTTATGGTTTAGGTGCTGGGGTTTGGACGCGAGATGCACACCAACTATATCAAATACCGAGAGCTATAAAAGCTGGGCGTGTTTGGGTGAATTGTTACCATGCTTACCCAGCGCATGCTCCATTTGGCGGTTATAAAAAATCGGGCTTCGGTCGTGAAAATCATGTGATGATGATGAATTATTATCGTCAAACAAAAAACATGCTCATTTCTTACGACAAGAATAAGTTAGGCTTCTTTTAG
- a CDS encoding DUF779 domain-containing protein produces the protein MKRVEITKEAAAVVAALQAKHGELIFHQSGGCCDGSAPMIFEKDDMYLDESDILLGSVAGVNFYMNQDQFEYWKHTHLTVDVTEGRGASFSLEIPLGLRFLIHSRLFNEAEQAFFKSV, from the coding sequence ATGAAAAGAGTAGAAATCACAAAAGAAGCAGCCGCCGTAGTAGCAGCATTGCAGGCAAAGCATGGTGAACTTATTTTTCATCAAAGTGGAGGTTGTTGCGACGGATCGGCTCCAATGATTTTTGAAAAAGACGATATGTATCTCGATGAAAGCGATATTTTATTGGGTAGTGTAGCAGGAGTTAATTTTTATATGAATCAAGATCAGTTCGAGTATTGGAAACACACCCATTTAACAGTAGATGTCACTGAAGGCCGAGGCGCAAGTTTTTCTTTAGAAATACCATTAGGACTCCGTTTTTTAATTCATTCGCGTTTATTTAATGAAGCAGAACAAGCGTTTTTTAAAAGCGTTTAA
- the acs gene encoding acetate--CoA ligase produces MSNYHIKHLEEYYQVYRKSVREPENFWEEIAEEHFMWQKKWDKVLSWDFSKPEVKWFEGAQLNITENCIDRHLPTRGDKTAILFEPNDPNDPAEHISYNQLHDRVNQFANVLKSRGIAKGDRVCIYLPMIPELAIATLACARIGAIHSVVFAGFSATALSTRINDSDCKIVITSDGSYRGSKTIDLKGIVDEALESCPGVKDVLVAKRINTDIHMEAGRDQWLQPLLDAASIDCKAEVMNAEDPLFILYTSGSTGKPKGMVHTTAGYMVYTAYTFKNIFQYKENDVYWCTADIGWITGHSYILYGPLTNGATTVLFEGVPSYPDFGRFWEIVEKHKVNQFYTAPTAIRALAKQGVELVEKYDLSSLKVLGSVGEPINEEAWHWYNDNVGKKKSPIVDTWWQTETGGIMISPIPFVTPTKPTYATLPFIGIQPALMDEEGQELKGNQVDGRLCIKFPWPSMARTIWGNHQRYKDTYFSAYENKYFTGDGALRDEVGYYRITGRVDDVIIVSGHNLGTAPIEDAVNEHPAVAESAIVGFPHDIKGNALYGYVILKDFGETRDQNNLRKEINQMITESIGPIAKLDKIQFTAGLPKTRSGKIMRRILRKIASNDTSNLGDTSTLLNPEVVQEIMDNVL; encoded by the coding sequence ATGAGTAATTATCACATAAAACATTTAGAAGAATATTATCAAGTCTATAGAAAGTCGGTTAGAGAACCCGAAAATTTTTGGGAAGAAATAGCTGAAGAGCATTTTATGTGGCAAAAAAAATGGGATAAAGTTTTAAGTTGGGATTTCTCGAAGCCAGAGGTAAAGTGGTTTGAAGGAGCTCAATTAAATATTACAGAAAACTGTATCGATAGGCATTTGCCAACGCGAGGCGATAAAACGGCTATTTTATTTGAGCCAAACGACCCGAATGATCCCGCTGAACATATTTCGTACAACCAATTGCACGATCGTGTAAATCAGTTTGCTAATGTTTTAAAAAGCAGAGGTATTGCAAAAGGCGATCGCGTTTGTATTTACTTGCCAATGATTCCCGAATTGGCTATCGCCACTTTAGCATGTGCTAGAATTGGAGCCATTCACTCGGTGGTATTTGCAGGTTTTTCTGCTACAGCATTATCAACTCGAATTAACGATTCCGATTGTAAAATAGTAATTACTAGCGATGGTTCTTACCGAGGTTCTAAAACTATAGATTTAAAAGGTATTGTAGACGAGGCTTTAGAGAGTTGCCCAGGTGTTAAAGATGTTTTGGTTGCCAAACGAATTAATACGGATATCCATATGGAAGCTGGTCGTGACCAATGGTTGCAACCACTTTTGGATGCGGCATCTATCGATTGCAAAGCTGAGGTTATGAATGCAGAAGATCCGTTGTTTATTTTGTACACATCGGGTTCTACCGGAAAACCAAAAGGCATGGTGCATACCACAGCCGGATATATGGTTTATACAGCTTATACTTTTAAAAATATATTTCAATATAAAGAAAACGATGTGTATTGGTGTACTGCCGATATTGGTTGGATTACTGGGCATAGTTACATTCTTTACGGTCCGTTAACAAATGGAGCCACAACTGTTTTATTTGAAGGTGTACCAAGTTATCCAGATTTTGGACGCTTCTGGGAAATTGTAGAAAAACATAAAGTAAATCAGTTTTACACCGCACCAACAGCAATTAGAGCGTTGGCAAAACAAGGTGTGGAATTAGTAGAAAAATACGATTTATCATCATTAAAAGTACTTGGTTCGGTAGGCGAGCCTATAAACGAAGAAGCTTGGCACTGGTATAACGATAACGTCGGGAAAAAGAAAAGCCCTATTGTTGATACTTGGTGGCAAACAGAAACTGGCGGAATTATGATTAGTCCAATTCCGTTTGTAACACCAACAAAACCAACTTATGCCACGTTACCGTTTATTGGTATTCAACCGGCTTTAATGGATGAAGAAGGGCAGGAGTTAAAAGGCAATCAAGTCGACGGACGTTTGTGTATAAAATTCCCTTGGCCAAGTATGGCTAGAACCATTTGGGGAAATCACCAACGTTATAAAGATACGTACTTTTCGGCATACGAAAATAAATATTTTACAGGCGATGGCGCCTTGCGTGATGAGGTTGGTTATTACAGAATTACGGGTCGTGTAGACGATGTTATTATCGTTTCTGGTCATAATCTAGGTACCGCTCCTATAGAAGATGCGGTTAACGAGCATCCAGCAGTTGCAGAGTCGGCTATTGTTGGCTTCCCACACGATATTAAAGGAAACGCACTTTATGGTTATGTTATTCTGAAGGATTTTGGTGAAACCAGGGATCAAAACAATCTTAGAAAAGAAATTAACCAAATGATTACCGAGTCTATCGGGCCAATCGCGAAACTAGATAAAATTCAGTTTACTGCTGGCTTACCAAAAACACGTTCGGGTAAAATTATGCGACGTATTTTGCGTAAAATAGCAAGTAACGATACTAGTAATTTAGGAGATACAAGTACATTATTAAACCCAGAGGTTGTACAGGAAATAATGGATAATGTACTGTAG